A region of Planctomycetaceae bacterium DNA encodes the following proteins:
- a CDS encoding thioredoxin family protein, whose protein sequence is MRRIVTGLALVALAGHWALAENESAPKYAFTLKDQTGADVSLKDFAGKIVVLEWVNPECPTVVRHYKAATMKKLAEKYKDKDVVWLAVNTTHTFTPEKNKAFHDQHELPYPVLDDSAGKVGKMFGAKATPHLFILDKEGKLVYNGAIDDDPSGKKTTEGKPTVNYVQQALDELLAGKAVSQPQTKPYGCSVKYAS, encoded by the coding sequence ATGAGACGCATCGTAACGGGTCTGGCACTGGTGGCGCTGGCGGGCCATTGGGCACTGGCGGAGAACGAATCGGCCCCCAAGTACGCTTTCACGCTCAAGGATCAAACCGGCGCTGACGTGAGCCTGAAGGACTTCGCCGGCAAGATTGTCGTGCTCGAATGGGTGAATCCCGAGTGCCCGACCGTCGTGAGGCATTACAAAGCCGCCACGATGAAAAAACTCGCCGAAAAGTACAAGGACAAGGACGTGGTCTGGCTGGCCGTCAACACGACCCACACGTTCACGCCGGAAAAGAACAAGGCCTTCCATGACCAGCACGAGCTGCCCTATCCGGTCTTGGACGACTCTGCCGGCAAGGTCGGCAAGATGTTCGGCGCCAAGGCCACCCCGCACCTGTTCATCCTCGATAAAGAAGGCAAGCTCGTCTACAACGGCGCCATCGACGACGACCCCAGCGGCAAGAAGACCACTGAAGGCAAACCCACCGTCAACTACGTGCAGCAGGCGCTGGACGAACTGCTGGCGGGCAAAGCCGTCAGCCAACCGCAAACCAAGCCCTATGGCTGCTCGGTCAAGTACGCCTCGTGA
- a CDS encoding metallophosphoesterase — protein sequence MRIRPGIWISVGLIAAVVAVAIYGVPGCAARMLPASGSPPSPPPAGPRDVTLFVAADAHYGASMPNGSLSIDQLNQRQIDAMNTLSGRAWPGGAGKVAPPRAVLMLGDMTDNGAPWQWNAFVRDYGRTGAEGLLKYPVYLCSGNHDRYTVFYWPVLQGIAQRHGSLIYAWDCSGVRMICLDRNPTAESCRWLAAELAAVGAARPVIIYFHYGLSGPYSGEEWWKQSDKDCFAAAVAGYNVIGVFHGHYHGSEHYVWRGLDVYNVGSPRHRTHSFAAVRVTDTTMTVASWDWSRQGWAWAYSKNISRP from the coding sequence ATGAGGATTCGTCCAGGCATCTGGATCAGCGTTGGTTTAATCGCTGCCGTCGTCGCCGTGGCGATTTACGGCGTCCCCGGCTGTGCCGCGCGCATGCTGCCGGCATCGGGGTCGCCCCCGTCGCCGCCGCCCGCCGGACCGCGCGACGTGACGCTCTTTGTCGCGGCCGATGCGCATTATGGGGCCTCGATGCCCAACGGGTCGCTCAGCATCGACCAGCTCAATCAGCGGCAGATCGACGCGATGAACACCCTGAGCGGGCGCGCCTGGCCGGGCGGGGCAGGCAAGGTCGCTCCGCCGCGGGCGGTCCTGATGCTCGGCGACATGACCGACAACGGCGCGCCGTGGCAGTGGAACGCCTTCGTGCGCGACTACGGCCGCACCGGCGCCGAGGGCCTGCTGAAATATCCCGTCTATCTCTGCAGCGGCAACCACGACCGCTATACGGTGTTCTACTGGCCGGTGCTGCAGGGCATTGCCCAGCGGCATGGCAGCCTGATCTATGCCTGGGACTGCAGCGGCGTGCGAATGATCTGCCTCGACCGCAACCCCACTGCCGAGAGTTGCCGCTGGCTGGCCGCCGAGCTGGCGGCCGTCGGCGCGGCGCGGCCCGTCATTATCTATTTTCACTACGGCCTGTCCGGACCGTACTCCGGCGAGGAATGGTGGAAGCAATCGGACAAGGATTGCTTCGCCGCGGCGGTTGCAGGCTATAACGTCATTGGCGTCTTTCACGGGCACTATCACGGCAGCGAGCATTACGTCTGGCGCGGGCTCGACGTGTACAATGTCGGCTCGCCGAGGCACCGAACCCACAGCTTTGCGGCCGTACGCGTGACGGATACGACCATGACCGTGGCGTCGTGGGACTGGTCGAGGCAGGGTTGGGCATGGGCGTACAGCAAGAACATCAGCAGACCTTAG
- a CDS encoding DUF4159 domain-containing protein — protein MNRMDCIAAVLLAALLAWPTASVRAGVSSDDVRQAVAAGVAELKQTLAAGRPRGARGRRGGAVDGGITALCVLALLNAGVPANDPVVADALDDLAASGNDRTYVVSLKAQCFAASGLEKYKPPLRAAAQWLIAAQVNTGMWSYTHQGRGDNSNTQFALLGLHEAAKAGIVVPQQVWQKATRHWTAAQSNDGGWGYQAREGGYGSMTAAGLASMFICGQRLNVGGPKAFVNGAYPDCGRYQQNQAIAAGLRWMQQNFSVSANPKRGDGWHLYYMYGMERVGMISGLRNIGTHDWYREGAAWLVAHQKKGSWGQTYDTAFAVLFLAKGNRPVLFQKLKWDGQWNRNIHDLENLTGFIGDRLGKAVTWQTASLDMSLKELLVSPITVITGHEFPKFTDAQKKLLRQYVENGGTLLFEACCGSKAFDKGFREFRAEVFREYPLKPLPAGHPVFRSYFAIKDKDMYGLEGVDVGCRTGVFYSPNALSCLWEMQSIEEYSPRAFHLGTNIAAYATGRETLADKLDEVDVAAAAKKDKPFEIPRGAVRIARLFHNGEHNADANSLVHLTTALRDQAKVDVVTEGRVFKADDPKLFEYPVIFMTGHFSFELPEAQIENLRLYLTRGGVLIADACCGQPAFDESFRKLAGKLFPQSRLEPIAADHPIVDGRIGVKLGELKYRKLLADELKTRGTMLPPLELVRVEGRPVIIYSKYDWSCALEGDKPYSCRGYDDESGKKLAMNIFLYAISY, from the coding sequence ATGAACCGGATGGACTGTATCGCGGCGGTTCTGCTGGCGGCGCTGCTGGCGTGGCCGACAGCATCGGTGCGGGCCGGCGTCTCCAGCGATGACGTTCGTCAGGCGGTGGCGGCGGGGGTGGCCGAGCTCAAGCAGACGCTGGCGGCGGGGCGCCCCAGAGGCGCGCGAGGGCGGCGCGGCGGGGCGGTGGATGGCGGCATCACGGCGCTGTGCGTGCTGGCCCTGCTCAACGCCGGCGTGCCAGCCAACGATCCGGTGGTGGCCGACGCGCTGGACGATCTGGCGGCCAGCGGCAACGATCGCACGTATGTGGTTTCGCTCAAGGCGCAGTGCTTTGCCGCCTCCGGGCTGGAGAAGTACAAGCCGCCCCTGCGGGCGGCGGCGCAGTGGCTCATCGCCGCCCAGGTGAACACGGGCATGTGGTCGTACACCCATCAGGGGCGCGGCGATAATTCCAACACGCAGTTCGCCCTGCTGGGTCTTCACGAGGCCGCCAAGGCGGGCATCGTCGTGCCGCAACAGGTCTGGCAGAAGGCCACCCGCCACTGGACAGCCGCCCAGTCCAACGACGGCGGATGGGGCTACCAGGCTCGTGAGGGAGGGTACGGGTCGATGACGGCCGCCGGGCTGGCCAGCATGTTCATCTGCGGACAGCGGCTCAACGTCGGCGGGCCCAAGGCGTTCGTCAACGGCGCGTACCCGGACTGCGGGCGCTACCAGCAGAACCAGGCCATTGCCGCGGGGCTGCGGTGGATGCAGCAGAATTTCTCGGTGTCGGCCAATCCCAAGCGTGGCGACGGATGGCACCTGTACTACATGTACGGCATGGAGCGCGTGGGCATGATCTCGGGCCTGCGCAACATCGGCACGCATGACTGGTATCGCGAGGGCGCCGCCTGGCTGGTTGCGCATCAGAAGAAGGGAAGCTGGGGCCAGACGTATGATACGGCCTTCGCCGTGCTGTTCCTGGCCAAGGGCAACCGTCCGGTGTTGTTTCAGAAGCTCAAGTGGGACGGCCAGTGGAATCGCAACATTCACGACCTGGAGAATTTGACGGGCTTCATCGGCGACAGGCTGGGCAAGGCTGTCACGTGGCAGACGGCGTCGTTAGACATGTCGCTGAAGGAACTGCTGGTCAGCCCGATCACGGTGATCACCGGCCATGAGTTTCCCAAGTTCACTGATGCGCAGAAGAAGCTGCTGCGCCAATATGTCGAAAACGGCGGAACGCTGCTGTTCGAGGCCTGCTGCGGTTCCAAGGCGTTCGACAAGGGCTTCCGCGAGTTTCGCGCCGAGGTCTTCAGGGAGTACCCGCTCAAGCCCCTGCCGGCAGGGCACCCGGTGTTTCGCAGCTACTTCGCGATCAAAGACAAGGACATGTACGGCTTGGAGGGCGTCGACGTCGGCTGTCGCACCGGCGTGTTCTATTCGCCCAACGCCCTGAGCTGCCTGTGGGAGATGCAGAGCATTGAGGAGTACAGCCCGCGGGCGTTCCACCTGGGCACGAATATCGCCGCGTACGCCACCGGGCGCGAGACGCTGGCCGATAAGCTCGACGAGGTCGATGTCGCCGCCGCGGCCAAGAAGGACAAGCCCTTCGAGATTCCCCGCGGGGCGGTGCGGATCGCCCGGCTGTTCCACAATGGTGAGCACAATGCCGACGCTAACTCCCTCGTGCATCTGACAACCGCCCTGCGAGACCAGGCCAAGGTCGACGTCGTCACCGAGGGGCGCGTTTTCAAGGCCGACGACCCCAAGCTGTTCGAATACCCCGTGATTTTCATGACCGGGCATTTCTCATTCGAACTGCCCGAGGCCCAGATCGAGAACCTGCGACTGTACCTGACGCGCGGGGGCGTGCTGATCGCCGACGCCTGTTGCGGCCAGCCCGCCTTTGATGAGAGCTTCCGCAAGCTGGCGGGCAAGCTCTTTCCGCAGTCCAGGCTTGAGCCCATCGCGGCGGACCATCCTATCGTTGACGGGCGCATCGGCGTCAAGCTGGGCGAGCTGAAGTACCGCAAGCTGTTGGCCGACGAACTCAAAACCCGCGGCACGATGCTGCCGCCGCTGGAACTGGTGCGAGTCGAGGGCCGCCCCGTCATCATCTACAGCAAGTACGACTGGTCCTGCGCCCTCGAAGGCGACAAGCCCTACAGTTGCCGCGGCTACGACGACGAGAGCGGCAAGAAGCTGGCGATGAACATCTTCCTGTACGCCATCAGCTATTGA
- the ilvE gene encoding branched-chain-amino-acid transaminase yields the protein MKVWLNGTLVDEAQATVSVLDHGLLYGDGVFEGIRVYGGRIFQCDAHIDRLFASAKFIRLPIPFTRQELVDGMYAALNANGRTDAYIRLVVTRGPGNLGLSPFKCSQPNTIIIADTIALYPQEMYRDGMEVIIAKTVRTSPRMVPPRAKTLNYLNNILAKIEAIDAGTAEAIMLNEHGEVAECTGDNIFIIEKGRLVTPPDEAGILCGITRGVVLDIAQGMGIPVAKESILPARLYAADECFLTGSAAEIIPVTKIDAHLIGAGKVGAMTMKLHEAFHAMIKSH from the coding sequence ATGAAGGTCTGGCTCAACGGAACGTTGGTGGACGAGGCGCAGGCGACGGTCAGCGTCCTCGATCATGGTTTGCTCTACGGCGACGGCGTGTTCGAGGGCATCCGCGTCTATGGCGGCAGGATTTTCCAGTGCGACGCGCACATCGACCGCCTGTTCGCCTCGGCCAAATTCATTCGCCTGCCGATCCCATTCACGCGCCAGGAACTCGTCGACGGCATGTATGCGGCGCTCAATGCCAACGGGCGCACCGACGCTTACATCCGCCTGGTGGTGACGCGCGGGCCGGGCAACCTGGGCCTGAGCCCCTTCAAGTGCAGCCAGCCCAACACGATCATCATCGCCGACACCATCGCCCTGTATCCGCAGGAAATGTACCGCGACGGGATGGAAGTCATCATCGCCAAAACCGTCCGCACCAGCCCGCGCATGGTGCCCCCACGCGCCAAGACGCTCAACTACCTCAACAACATCCTGGCCAAGATCGAGGCCATCGACGCCGGCACGGCCGAGGCCATCATGCTCAACGAGCACGGCGAAGTGGCCGAATGCACCGGCGACAACATCTTCATCATCGAAAAGGGCCGCCTCGTCACCCCGCCCGACGAGGCGGGCATCCTCTGCGGCATCACGCGCGGAGTCGTCCTCGACATAGCCCAGGGCATGGGCATCCCCGTCGCCAAGGAATCTATCCTGCCGGCGAGGCTCTATGCGGCCGACGAATGCTTCCTGACCGGTTCGGCCGCCGAGATCATCCCGGTGACCAAGATCGACGCGCACCTGATCGGCGCCGGCAAAGTCGGCGCCATGACGATGAAGCTGCATGAAGCCTTCCATGCGATGATCAAATCGCATTAG
- a CDS encoding metallophosphoesterase, translating to MSDTLRLLILGDLHYARGDDPFTRPADQAVRYQGCEMIARAVACARARGAIDAILLTGDMADMPGAMTFQSESSPVARQALQDVRDALDAAAPGVSVIAVPGNHDGPIADAEAVFGRWPGVVEIGHCRIAAFCDDQSPQRVRRGEDLALLERLASDARPLITLQHYPLHPDSGEMYTLLNRDEVMAAYDRAGVLLAVSGHAHVGLPPRRQGGVLCLTATGMYQPPHAFAVATIRGREVTIETIPMQLSSGDPPVVDMHAHTEFAYCGKNISADEVIVRSRQFGLSGVTFAEHAPQLYMLRDDFWQGRHIYEPALWRSPLQNRMGDYRRMMDQRRSDYVRAGFEVELDSSGDLTIFDEDRDWAQVLVGAVHWLTVPEQGRTAAEIVSTFMNDCRRLCEAGIDVLAHPWRYFRRSKSPTPRDRYGELADILAATGTAAEINYHTNDPDPAFFAECIARDVKIALASDGHLLAESGAFRSHLDCLRAAAGSTADLVPLIFSQSRGD from the coding sequence ATGAGTGACACGCTGCGACTGCTGATCCTGGGCGACCTGCACTATGCCCGCGGGGACGACCCGTTTACGCGCCCGGCCGACCAGGCCGTGCGGTACCAGGGGTGCGAGATGATCGCCCGCGCCGTCGCGTGCGCGCGTGCCCGCGGCGCTATCGACGCCATCCTCCTGACCGGCGATATGGCCGACATGCCCGGCGCGATGACCTTCCAGAGCGAGTCCAGCCCCGTCGCGCGGCAGGCCCTGCAGGACGTGCGTGACGCCCTCGATGCGGCGGCTCCGGGCGTGAGCGTTATCGCCGTCCCAGGCAATCATGACGGGCCCATCGCCGACGCCGAGGCGGTGTTCGGCCGCTGGCCCGGCGTCGTCGAGATCGGTCACTGCCGCATCGCCGCATTCTGTGATGATCAGTCGCCGCAGCGAGTTCGCCGCGGCGAAGACCTTGCGCTGCTGGAGCGCCTGGCGTCGGACGCACGGCCGCTCATCACGCTCCAGCACTATCCCCTGCACCCGGACTCGGGCGAGATGTACACGCTGCTCAATCGCGACGAGGTGATGGCCGCGTACGATCGCGCCGGCGTGCTGCTGGCTGTCAGCGGCCATGCGCACGTGGGCCTGCCGCCGCGCCGGCAGGGGGGCGTGTTGTGCCTCACCGCCACGGGAATGTATCAGCCGCCTCACGCCTTTGCCGTCGCGACCATCCGCGGTCGCGAGGTGACGATCGAAACCATTCCGATGCAACTGTCGAGCGGCGACCCGCCGGTGGTCGACATGCACGCCCACACCGAGTTTGCCTACTGCGGCAAGAATATCTCGGCGGATGAGGTGATTGTCCGCAGCCGCCAGTTCGGCCTTTCAGGCGTGACCTTCGCCGAGCACGCGCCGCAGCTTTACATGCTCAGAGACGACTTCTGGCAGGGGCGGCACATCTACGAACCGGCCCTGTGGCGGTCGCCTTTGCAGAACCGCATGGGCGACTACCGCCGCATGATGGACCAGCGACGCAGCGATTACGTGCGCGCGGGCTTTGAAGTCGAACTCGACAGCAGTGGCGATCTGACGATTTTCGACGAGGATCGCGACTGGGCGCAGGTGCTCGTCGGCGCGGTACACTGGCTGACCGTGCCCGAGCAGGGGCGCACGGCTGCGGAGATTGTCAGCACCTTCATGAACGACTGCCGCCGCCTCTGTGAAGCGGGCATCGACGTGCTGGCCCATCCGTGGCGATACTTCCGCCGTTCCAAGAGCCCCACGCCCAGGGATCGCTACGGCGAATTGGCCGACATCCTGGCCGCCACGGGCACAGCCGCCGAGATCAACTACCACACCAATGACCCCGACCCGGCCTTCTTCGCCGAGTGCATCGCCCGAGACGTAAAGATCGCGTTAGCCAGCGACGGCCATCTCCTGGCCGAATCCGGCGCCTTCCGCAGCCACCTGGACTGCCTCCGCGCCGCCGCGGGTTCGACCGCCGACCTGGTGCCGCTGATATTCAGCCAGTCACGCGGGGATTAA
- a CDS encoding type II toxin-antitoxin system RelE/ParE family toxin has product MAEIRWTLQAAEDFDSAAAFIAADSAHYAEIFVDDVFAAIDRLALFPQSGRIVPESGDPAIREVILGNFRLVYRLEADAITILTIYHGSRLLDPSRLK; this is encoded by the coding sequence ATGGCAGAGATAAGGTGGACTCTTCAGGCCGCCGAGGATTTTGATTCAGCCGCAGCATTTATCGCAGCAGATTCGGCTCATTACGCCGAAATATTCGTCGACGACGTCTTCGCGGCCATTGACCGTTTGGCGTTATTTCCACAGAGCGGAAGAATTGTTCCTGAGTCTGGTGACCCGGCGATACGCGAAGTCATCTTGGGAAACTTTCGGCTCGTGTACCGACTCGAGGCCGATGCAATAACCATATTGACGATATATCATGGTTCTAGGCTTCTGGACCCTTCAAGACTGAAATAG
- the araD gene encoding L-ribulose-5-phosphate 4-epimerase AraD has translation MHDKLRQDVCRANLKLMDSGLVIETWGNVSGIDRAAGVVAIKPSGVAYDQLSAETMVLVSLETGKVVAGDLKPSSDTPTHLELYRAMPSIGGVVHTHSIYATAWAQARREIPALGTTHADYFYGPVPCTRVMKNEEITSAYELNTGKVIAERMAGLDPAQLPACLVAGHGPFAWGPDADKAVHNAVILEHLARLASETFRIAEFPLPISQTLLDKHFLRKHGPGAYYGQK, from the coding sequence ATGCATGACAAACTTCGCCAGGATGTGTGCCGTGCCAACCTCAAGCTGATGGACAGCGGGCTGGTGATCGAGACCTGGGGCAATGTCAGCGGGATCGACCGCGCGGCCGGCGTGGTGGCCATCAAGCCCTCGGGCGTGGCGTACGATCAGCTTTCGGCCGAGACGATGGTGCTGGTCTCGCTCGAAACCGGCAAAGTGGTCGCCGGCGATCTCAAACCCAGCAGCGACACGCCTACGCACCTGGAGCTCTACCGCGCCATGCCCTCGATCGGCGGCGTCGTGCATACGCACAGCATCTATGCCACGGCGTGGGCCCAGGCCCGACGCGAGATCCCGGCCTTGGGCACCACGCATGCGGATTACTTCTACGGACCGGTCCCCTGCACGCGCGTGATGAAGAACGAGGAGATCACCTCGGCCTATGAGCTCAACACCGGCAAGGTGATCGCCGAGCGGATGGCCGGGCTGGACCCGGCGCAACTGCCGGCGTGCCTGGTCGCCGGACACGGCCCCTTCGCCTGGGGCCCCGACGCCGACAAGGCCGTCCACAACGCGGTGATCCTAGAGCACCTGGCTCGCCTGGCCAGCGAGACGTTCCGCATCGCCGAGTTCCCCCTGCCCATCAGCCAGACCCTGCTGGACAAACATTTTTTGCGCAAGCATGGCCCGGGCGCATATTACGGGCAGAAGTGA
- a CDS encoding ribulokinase: MAKYAIGLDYGTNSVRALVVNVANGREMASSVWAYKHGSAGILLSDDPNLARQHPADYIKGTETVLVRALESAKKALKGFDPHDVIGIGVDTTGSTPLPVDGDGKPLALNSAFSKDLAAMAWLWKDHTSVTEAEEITAYAKRNRPRFLDKCGGTYSSEWFFSKVLNCARTAPKVYEAAYAWVECCDWIPAMLTGTEHPDKLTVGICAAGHKAMYNDEWGGYPDVRFLAGLDKRLEGLASRLKEKAYSIDRSVGGLTPEWAKKTGLKAGTPVAVGAFDAHLGAVGAGIKPGTLVKIIGTSTCDIMVHPSNKPLRDIPGLCGIVPGSVLPDCIGLEAGQSAVGDIFNWFVEVIAPKGGTHEALTKETARLAPGQSGLLALDWNNGNRTVLCDQRLTGLILGQTLHTRPAEIYRALIESTAFGALTIIARLEDNGVKVDEVIACGGIAEKNETVMQIYADVTGRPMKISRSSQTCALGAAIAGAVAAGAAGGGHATFTEAQAAMTGIKAKVFMPDAQANGVYRKLYRMYKTLHDAMGTTSWNGNLHNIMKDLLAIRSETRGQV, from the coding sequence ATGGCTAAATACGCAATCGGACTGGATTACGGCACGAACTCGGTACGCGCTTTGGTGGTCAACGTGGCCAACGGCCGCGAGATGGCCAGCAGCGTCTGGGCCTATAAACACGGCAGCGCCGGAATCCTGCTCAGCGACGATCCAAATCTTGCCCGCCAGCATCCGGCCGACTACATCAAGGGCACCGAAACGGTCCTGGTGCGGGCGCTGGAGTCGGCGAAGAAGGCCCTCAAGGGCTTTGACCCCCACGACGTGATCGGCATCGGCGTCGACACCACCGGCAGCACTCCCCTGCCCGTCGACGGCGACGGCAAGCCGCTGGCGCTGAACTCGGCGTTTTCCAAAGATCTGGCGGCCATGGCCTGGCTGTGGAAGGACCACACCTCCGTCACCGAGGCCGAGGAGATCACCGCCTACGCCAAGCGCAACCGCCCGCGGTTCCTGGACAAGTGCGGCGGCACGTACAGCAGCGAGTGGTTCTTCAGCAAGGTGCTCAACTGTGCCCGCACGGCGCCGAAGGTGTACGAGGCCGCCTACGCCTGGGTCGAGTGCTGCGACTGGATTCCGGCGATGCTCACCGGCACCGAGCACCCCGACAAGCTCACCGTCGGCATCTGCGCCGCCGGGCACAAGGCGATGTACAACGACGAATGGGGCGGCTATCCCGACGTGCGGTTCCTGGCCGGACTGGACAAGCGCCTCGAGGGCCTGGCCTCGCGGCTGAAGGAAAAGGCTTACAGCATCGACCGCAGCGTCGGCGGCCTTACCCCCGAGTGGGCCAAGAAGACCGGTCTCAAAGCCGGCACGCCGGTGGCGGTGGGCGCCTTCGACGCGCACCTGGGCGCCGTCGGAGCGGGCATCAAGCCCGGAACGCTGGTCAAGATTATCGGCACCAGCACGTGCGACATCATGGTGCATCCGTCCAACAAGCCGCTGCGCGACATCCCGGGCCTGTGCGGGATCGTGCCCGGAAGCGTTTTGCCGGACTGCATCGGCCTCGAGGCCGGACAGTCTGCCGTGGGCGACATCTTCAACTGGTTCGTCGAGGTCATCGCCCCCAAGGGCGGAACGCACGAGGCGCTGACGAAAGAGACCGCCCGCCTGGCGCCAGGCCAGAGCGGCCTGCTGGCGCTGGACTGGAACAACGGAAACCGCACCGTGCTGTGCGACCAGCGCCTGACGGGCCTGATCCTGGGTCAGACGCTGCACACGCGCCCGGCGGAGATTTACCGCGCGTTGATCGAGTCGACGGCGTTCGGCGCCCTGACGATCATCGCGCGGCTGGAAGACAACGGCGTCAAGGTCGACGAAGTGATCGCCTGCGGCGGTATTGCCGAGAAGAACGAGACGGTCATGCAGATATACGCTGACGTGACGGGCCGGCCGATGAAGATCAGCCGCTCCTCGCAGACGTGCGCCCTGGGCGCGGCCATCGCCGGGGCGGTGGCGGCCGGCGCCGCCGGCGGCGGGCATGCCACCTTCACCGAAGCGCAGGCGGCCATGACGGGCATCAAGGCCAAGGTCTTCATGCCCGACGCACAGGCCAACGGCGTCTATCGCAAGTTGTACCGCATGTACAAGACGCTGCACGACGCGATGGGCACCACAAGCTGGAACGGCAACCTGCACAACATCATGAAGGACCTGCTGGCCATCCGCAGCGAAACCCGTGGACAGGTTTGA
- a CDS encoding secondary thiamine-phosphate synthase enzyme YjbQ, with the protein MKTAQFDVKTADRNHMLDITDRVARVVADSGVKSGSVLVFVPHTTAGVTINENADPDVVHDMLAALDKAIPWRQDFYQHGEGNSAAHVKSSLVGCSATIPIADGRMILGTWQAIYFCEFDGPRTRRVIVTVAGE; encoded by the coding sequence ATGAAGACAGCCCAGTTCGATGTTAAGACGGCAGATCGCAACCACATGCTGGACATCACAGACCGCGTCGCGCGCGTTGTGGCGGACTCAGGCGTCAAAAGCGGTTCGGTGCTGGTCTTCGTACCGCACACGACCGCCGGCGTGACGATCAACGAAAACGCCGACCCGGACGTCGTGCATGACATGCTGGCCGCCCTCGACAAGGCCATCCCCTGGCGCCAGGACTTCTATCAGCACGGCGAAGGCAATTCCGCCGCCCACGTCAAGAGTTCGCTGGTGGGCTGCTCGGCCACGATCCCGATCGCGGACGGTCGCATGATCCTGGGCACCTGGCAGGCGATCTATTTCTGCGAGTTCGACGGCCCGCGCACGCGCCGGGTCATCGTCACCGTCGCCGGCGAATAG
- a CDS encoding alpha-L-fucosidase yields MAADYTIENSSKAKLQVTPEGAAAYLANPYILSVHWGLYALQGRGEWVYWNERIPLDVYRRRLSQFNPVRFNAEEWADLLVESGLRGLLITTKHHDGFCMWDTQLTDWNITRSVFKRDIIGELAQALHDRGLKLHFYYSLLDWTAPSYRNDWPAYVAYYQGHLRELLTHYGKIDGVIFDGYWPRAKFEGEWAEAFAARGKWDLAGTYDLIHSLQPQAMVCNNSHVPPQPGEDYQVWELDFPGENTTGFNTTEIGAMPKAVWWNLNSGWAYNPGIHNVKSPETILQAMAKARSTNSVFYLNVGPRPWGDIHPEEQQALRAIGKYVREYRMLDNRAPAAAPQAAPKT; encoded by the coding sequence ATGGCCGCTGATTACACGATTGAGAACTCATCCAAAGCCAAGCTGCAGGTTACGCCCGAAGGCGCAGCCGCCTATCTGGCCAATCCGTACATCCTTTCGGTACACTGGGGCCTGTACGCCCTCCAGGGCCGTGGCGAATGGGTGTACTGGAACGAGCGAATCCCCCTGGACGTCTACCGCCGGCGGCTGAGCCAGTTCAACCCTGTGCGGTTCAACGCCGAGGAGTGGGCGGACCTGCTCGTTGAGAGCGGCCTGCGCGGCCTGTTGATCACCACCAAGCACCACGACGGGTTCTGCATGTGGGACACGCAGCTTACCGACTGGAACATCACCCGCAGCGTCTTCAAACGCGACATCATCGGCGAGCTGGCCCAGGCGCTGCACGACCGCGGCCTAAAACTGCACTTCTACTACTCGCTGCTGGACTGGACGGCGCCGAGCTATCGCAATGATTGGCCGGCGTACGTGGCGTACTACCAGGGACATCTCCGCGAGCTGCTGACCCACTACGGCAAGATCGACGGCGTGATCTTCGACGGCTATTGGCCACGCGCCAAGTTCGAGGGCGAGTGGGCCGAGGCCTTCGCCGCACGCGGCAAGTGGGACCTGGCTGGCACGTACGACCTGATCCACTCGCTGCAGCCGCAGGCCATGGTCTGCAATAACAGCCACGTCCCGCCTCAGCCGGGTGAGGACTACCAGGTCTGGGAGCTGGACTTCCCCGGCGAGAACACCACCGGCTTCAACACCACCGAAATCGGCGCCATGCCCAAGGCCGTCTGGTGGAACCTCAACAGCGGCTGGGCGTATAACCCCGGCATCCACAACGTCAAGAGCCCCGAGACGATCCTTCAGGCGATGGCGAAAGCTCGCTCGACAAACTCCGTCTTCTATCTCAACGTCGGTCCGCGTCCCTGGGGCGACATCCACCCCGAGGAGCAGCAGGCGCTGCGAGCCATCGGCAAATACGTACGCGAGTACCGCATGCTGGACAACCGCGCCCCCGCGGCGGCGCCGCAAGCGGCGCCTAAGACCTGA